The DNA sequence TAAAAAACGAGAAAGTCCACAAATACGTTCGCTACGCATGGGGTTTTGTTTATAGGGCATTGCAGATGAGCCTACTTGGGTTGGAGAAAAAGGCTCTTCGATTTCCTTAAGGTGTGCTAACAAGCGCAAATCGGTTGCAAACTTGTGAGCAGAAGCAGCTATTTGACTTAAAGAAGTGATGATCGAAATATCTTGCTTACGAGGATATGTTTGAGAAGAGATAAGAAGCAGATGAGAAAAGCCTAGCTCTTTTGCAATCAATTGATCCAAGGCTTTTACTTTTTCTCTGCTTCCCAGTAGATTTAAAAAAGAAGCTTGTGTTCCTGTAGCTCCTTTAGTTCCTAAAAAACGAAGTTCTGTAATTACAGAGCTGCATTGCTCTAAATCAAAACTCAAGTCTTGTAGCCAAAGACAAGCTCTTTTCCCCACGGTTGTGGGTTGAGCGGGCTGAAAATGCGTATAGCTTAAACAAACAAGATCTGCGTGCTTTTCAGCAAAAATACACAACTGACGAATAACTTGAATCAATTTTTTTTCTAATAATTGTAAGGCTTTTTTCATGAGAATCAGATCGGCGTTATCGGTAACAAAGCAAGAAGTAGCTCCTAAGTGGATAATAGGGCCAGCTTTAGGACATTGGTCTGTAAAGGTATGAATATGCGCCATGACATCGTGACCGAATTTTTTTTCATAAGCAGCTGCTTTTGCAAAATCGATCGAATGATAGGCTTCTTGCATCTCTTCTATCTGTTCTTGTGAAATGGTAAGCCCTAATTGTTTTTGCGCTTTGGCAAGAGCAATCCATAACTGTCTCCAGGTAGTATATCTGGAATAAGGCGAAAAAATAGCAGACATTTCTGCACTGGCGTAGCGAGAAGCTAATAGAGAAGTATAATGATCAGTCATGAAGAGGATTTAACCGAGGTTTTAAGTTCTTTGAGCAAACTAAAGAGTTGCTGTTTTTGTTTATTCGTAGGGCAAAAAGTAGAGCTTTTCGTTATAGCTAGGATTTTTTTTAAACTTAAGATAGCAATGTTTGCTAGGTCTTGTGCTCTTTTGTCCTTAATTGGTAGAGGGAAGGTGATGCGGATGAGCTCTAGCAATTCTTGTTTAGACTGTCCTTGATAGGTCTTTATAATGTGTTGTTTTTGCACAAGAGGCCCTTGACGACTGGCTAAACTATAAGCTGCTTGACGTGGGATAAGGTTTAATTGATCTTGCAGGGCAGTAGGAATAGCATTGTGTAGCTCGTAATACTGCAGAAAATTATAAGGGGTTTGTCTATTTCCATAGGTGCAAATGAGCCAAGCGCTAAAAGCTCCTTCTTGGTAACTGGTTAAAATCTGTTGTGCTTTTTGTATTCTCTCTCCATGTAAAATAATGGCTTGGCTATTGATCGCTTTTACTTCCGCTGTAAGAGAGGATAGGTATTCTAGATCTTGAACGACTTCTTGGTTTTTATTTTTGTATTGATCGAGAATGTTTTTTAACGCTTGTTTTTCTGTTTCGTTAAGAGTCGTTATGCGAAATACTCCTGCAAAGCTAGAGAGATTTCCGCTAGAAGATAATTCTACTAAATTGGTCATTTTTGAGAGTTTCTCAGAAGCTGTTTTTAAACGCTGCGAGAGAAGAGAATTTATTTTAGCCATGGATGTCCAGCTGTTTTACATACGGGTTAATAGCTCTTTAGTAAGCGAAATATAATCTTCAGAAGCTCTGCTTTTAGGAGATATTTCAAAAAGAGGTTTACCAAAGATGGAAGCTTCTGAAACACTGATATCGCGACGCACTTTTGTCTGCAACATTTTTCCAGGAAAGGTGCTCTCTATGATTTCTAAGAAAGCTTGATTGCTTTTTCCACGAGGATTCCAAAAAGAAAGTGCTACACCTAAAACCTGTAGTGAATGACGATCTGCAATACTTTGCATAAATGCAGATAAACGCTGCAGACCTTTAATGCTATAAAATTCAGGTGATGCACAGACAAGAGAGTAATCCGCTGCAATTAAAGCCGATTCTGTGAGCCAACATAAAGAAGGAGGGGTATCTATAATAATGGCATCGTATTGCAAAAGATGTAAGATTTGTTTAAGGCGCTCATGGGAATAGCGATCAGCTGCCAGAGCTCCCCTTACTTCAACCCTTTCTAGATAGGTATCTGCAGGGATTAGGTCAAGATTGGCAATTCCACTAGGTAGAATGACTTCATGGATGTTTTTTGTTCCTTGCAGAACAGAAGCAATGCTATCGTGAGCATCAGGATCATATCCTAGTCCTGCTGTTAAATTCGCTTGCGCATCAAAATCGATCAAGAGCACTTTCTGTTGATGAAATTTAGCAAGAGCTGCTCCCAAATGCAAGGAGGTAGATGTTTTAGCTGTCCCCCCTTTAAAACTACTAACTGCAATTCTAGGCATTTATTTCCTCTGCAAAATAAGATGTTAAAGAGTAATCACTCCTCTCTTGCTCAATCTTATGCAAAAAAACATTCAACGCAAGCTCTCCATGCACAACGTTATCGCGAGTGCGCAAATTAATCGATTGATTCTCTAGTTCTTTGTCACCTAAAATCAGAATATAATTGTATTGCGCAAGTTGTGCATTTCTCACTTTTTTATTCACTGATTCATGAGAAGCATCAACATCGCTTTGAAATCCTGCCTGTTTGATGATAGAACACACTTCATTGGCATAAGGTTCATGCCTATCTGCTATAGGGATAATTCTTACTTGGGAAGGGCTTATCCATAGAGGGAATTTGCCTACAAAATGTTCGATCAAAATTCCTATAAAACGCTCAACTGATCCAAACAAGGCACGATGGATCATAATCGGGCGTTTCAATTGACCATCTTTATCCATATATTCCAATTCGAACTTTTCAGGTAAAGCCATATCGAGCTGGATGGTTCCACATTGCCAGCTACGAGATAGCGCATCTTTAATGTGAATATCAATTTTAGGCCCATAAAAAGCACCATCTGCCTCATTGACTAAGTAAGGTTTCCCCCAAGCATCGAGAGCGTCTTTTAACCCATTTGTTGCAATTTCCCAGTCTTCATCAGAGCCAATGCTATTCTCTGGTCTAGTGGAAAGTTCTAAACGATAAGATAGGCCGAATTTGCTATAGGTTTCTTCAATCAGTGCAATCACACTCAAAATTTCTTGTTTGATATCGGATTTTTTCATGAAAAGATGCGCATCATCTTGATGAAAGCTACGTACGCGAAATAATCCACTTAATGCTCCTGATGCTTCATGTCTGTGTACGTGACCTAGTTCTGAAATACGTAAAGGAAGTTCTCTATAGCTGTGAGATTTAGATTTATAATAGAGCATACAGCCAGGACAATTCATAGGTTTAATTGCAAAATGACGCTCTTCAATGGAAAAAGCGTACATGTTTTCACGATAATGTTCCCAGTGACCAGAGGTTTCCCAAAGTTCTTGACTCATAATTTGAGGGGTTTTAATTTCTTCGTAGCCAGCTTTTGTATGCATGATTCTCCAAAGATGGATTAATTGATTCCAAACGATCATTCCTTTGGGATGAATAAAAGGCATACCAGGAGCTTCTTCTCTAATAGAAAATAAATCAAGCTTGGGACCTAAGATTTTGTGATCTCGTTTTTTAGCCTCTTCTAGAAGAGTTATATATTCTTTGAGCATTTTTCGATCAGGAAAGGAGATTGCATAAATTCGAGTCAACATTTCTCGTTTAGAATCTCCACGCCAATAAGCACCTGCTGTTTTTAAAATTTTAAAAACTTTAATTTTGCCTAAATTGGGTAAATGAGGTCCTCTACAAAGATCAAAAAATTCCGCCTGCTCATAAGCGGTAATTACTCCTTCTTCTGAAAAACTTTCTATGAGTTCACATTTGTAAGGGTTTTCTTTAAAAATTTGAAGAGCTTGTCTCTTATCGGTTAACACATGTTTTATAGGTTTATGATTTTCACTGATGATTTTATGAATCTCTTTTTCTATGTTTTCGAAATCGGCATCAGATATGTTTACATTTGCAAAATCGTAATAAAATCCTTGTTCAATAGGAGGTCCAATTGTAGGTTTTGCCTCTGGAAATAATCGCAAAATCGCTTGAGCTAGAACATGTGCAGAGGTGTGCCAAAAAATTTCTTTTCCTTCTTTGCTAGTAAAGTCGATCAAACTTAATTGATCCCCCTCATGTAAAAGACTAGAGAGATCACAGATAGCTCCATTGATTTTAACAGCTAGAGATTGCTCTGGAGCTACTTTGTGCAATTTTTCTGCTACATCTTTTGCGCTGCTGCCCGGTGGCATCTCATATTCTTTTTTATCGATATAGACTAACATAAGTAATAAACCTTAGATTTTTGGATTTTTTGAATTGATTCTAGATCACAACAAGAGAAAATAGAAAGTTGAAAAAAAACTTGAGAGGAAATCTCTTTTGCCAAGTCAGATCGTATTTGCTTTAGATAATAAAGAGATTTTACAACAAACCTATGATTTTCTACTGTCTCATATGGGTTTTTTAGAAAACAAGGGGTTTATTTATTACCCTAAGGATATAGAAATTCTATGCTAGCAGAGCATCAGAATAGTTTTTCTCAGAAGCCTTAAGGTTTGGATCTCCCATTAACCACTTGAATATATATAATGTCTTCTTCTTATGGAGGTGTGAAAGTGTTCGTAAGAGGTCTTTTTGATAGAGAAAATAAAAAGAGTTTGTGAATAGACCTCTTTCGAAACCCATTAACGTAGCTCCAGATTATAAACGCCGGCAATGAGATTAAACCGAAGACCAAACCTTTTCCGCCTATTTCTATAACGATCAGCTAAAATTTTAAATCGCTTAAGCAGACTAATAGCATTTTCATTAATTACGCGTTCTTTGGAAAGGAATTGATTATTTTTTTTGTCTTGTTTTGTTAAAGAGTTTTTCCTACTTCTTCTTTTAGGCATTTGGCTTTTGGCATGAAGCTTTTTAAGTCCTCTATACCCTCCATCCGTGATAAGATTTATTTCGAAATGAAATCATGTCTTCTATTTTTAATTTATTGACACGACCTCCTCGGACTTTTTTCTCTTTGTGACTTATCTCCAAAATCAATCTCATTTGATCAAATGTGCTACGTTTTACTCCAGTTAATCGTCGGAATTTCTCGTTGTCTAAATCTTTTGCTTTTTCAAATTTCATTATGCCCTTATGTACTTTTAAGGACATTATTTTATACAAGGTTTTTTTTATTTTCTAGTTTTGAAAGAGCTCTAATGTTATTCTGGGATGGGAGTTACTTGGACTAAACCTTGCTTTGTATAATAAAATACCCACAAACAACTTGATTAAATCTAATGACTAGATTTCAATAGTATAATTTTGGGAAAATCATTTAAAGTTATGAGTAAGCTAAAATACGCACACCACAGCAGTTTCTACTGCTACTATAGATTCAGAAATATCTCAACTTTAGTCATTCTTATCAGTTTTTTTCTTTTTAGCATGTCTGTACAAGCAAATGAGTTTAAGGATTTGCATGAAAAACTCAATGATCCTAAATATACATGGATGGATAAACAAATTAAAAGAGATTTAGCCGCATTTGAGGAAAAAGGTATTTCTTTACATATGTTAGAATCTACTTGGCAAGATATCCTTGCTTCTCCTGAAAAGAAGTCTGCATACTTGATTCGCTATAAAATAGTCAATAATAACATTACCTTTTCTAGTCCTACTATTGACGTAGGTAGTAATTTTTATCGTGTAAGAAGGGTAAGGTTTATTAACTTTATAAAAGAAATGACGCAGTATCTTGATCTTCCGGATGTGGAATTTCTGCTATGTCTCGAAGATTCAATAGAAAGGCCTATTTTTTTGGAGCTTTGCCAAGCGCCTATTTTTTGCATATCCAAAAAAAAGAAAAACAACAAAGTTATTCTATTTCCTAGTACAATTACGGCTCTAGACTCCACTTCTTTATGCTCTACAATCTTTCATGCTAATTCTATTTATCCTTGGGAAAGTAAGATTTCTAAAGCATTTTGGAGAGGAAGTCCAACAGGAAGGCCCTATTATGGTTCCTGGGATCTATTTTCACGCTCATCTCTTATTGTCACCTCTTATTACCATCCTGAAGATGTCGATGCAGCGTTTGCAGGCAACTTACCTCCTACAGAGACAGCTATTAGAGATTATATGTTGCATTTTAAAGGTCTTAAAGAATTTGTTTCTATTTCTAATCAAATTGCGTATAAGTATTTGATAGCTGTAGATGGACATACTTGGCCAACTAGTTTAGAATGGCAGCTTTTATCAAATTCCGTTGTTTTGAAGTCTGATTCAGGTTGGCTTGATTGGTTTTATGAATTACTAACCCCCTATGAACATTATGTTCCCTACGAGAAAGATTATAATGATATCTTAACTAAAATTAACTGGCTTCGAGAAAATGATGGTTTAGCGAGAAAAATTTCTGAACAAGCTACCTCTGTAGGTTTAAATTTTTTTACTAAAGAAGCTGCTTTTGTATATTTTTATAAGCTATTCTCAGCATATGCGTGTTTACAGAGTTTTCAACCTAGATAAATACAATCGATATAGACTAACATAAGTAATACACATTGATTCTAGATCACAACAAGAGAAATTTAAAATTTTAAAAAGAACTTAAAAGGAAATCTCTTTTGCCAAGCCAAATTGTATTTGCTTTAGATAATAAAGAGATTTTACAACAAACTTATGATTTTCTACTGTCTCATTCTGAAAAATCTCTATTTGATCTTGAGGAAGAAAAGATATTTTCTCATTTAATCGATCACTCTTTTTTACAGATGAGTTTTTCTTTTCGTTCGCTTTTTCGCGCTCGTCAATTAGCCAACTTATTGATTGATAAACAAGGAGAATTAGATCAAAAAATTCTGCAAAGAACCATTGATTTTTTAGAAAACAAGGGGTTTATTTGTTATCCCAATGGCTATAGCGACTCTGTGATAACAGAGCATCAAATTGCAATTTTGAAGCAATGTACCTCTCAAAAAATCATAAAACTTCTCTATCGATTTTCATCTCCTGTTGGCCATAAAGTCGCAGAGAATCTTCTATGTGATTCATTAGGGATTTCTGTAAGTAAACTAGATACATCTGATATACGTCGCGGGGTTCTTTGTGCTAGCCTAACCCCTCTGTGTCAGAACATCGGTTCCTGTTTTGCTACAGCTCCGGGCATTCTTGTGCAGAAAGAGCAACTAGCTCTATTTTTAGTCGATCTCTATCAACTTTTAAGCACAGGTCAGTTAAAAAGAACTTATCACGGCAATGAATATATTGCTATCTTGAGCACAACGTATACAAGCATTTATTGTAAACAAAGTCTGCATGAAAGAGCTTTGCTATCGCCTGGGATTTTACAAGCCTTAAAAGTCTGTGGATTAATCGATCAAAAACTATCCTTAGAAAAACAAATTCAACAGGTACAAAACATCTGCTTACCCCTGTTTTCTTCTTGCTCAACCGTAACAGAACTTTTGCAAAAAGTGCTTGAAAAGTCTACAAATCAGCCTATGCAAAAGATGCAGGTTGCGTTTACAGGTTTGACGGAGAATGCTTTATTAAAAGCATGGGAATTTACGTTAGCCTCTTTTTCTGAGGTTGATCCACAATTGATCCGTTGGCACCTATATACGGCACTTGGATTTTCTCCAGAAGAACCAGAAGGCTTGGGCTTTGTTATACATCGATGTCTTCAAGAGAAGTTAGAAGCCTACCATCAAGAGATAGGTAATTTACAAAGAGAAATTGAGGTTACAGCAGATCAATCACGAGCGGTACAAGGGGTATTACATCGTGCTGATACGACAAGTCGTATACGAAGTTTTCAAGCAGAATATCAAAGTCTCTCTCATCATTTACAATCTTGCATAGATCGCCGAGATCAACTGATAAGAGAAGCTAATAGTTTAAGCTCTTTGTTTTCGATGATTGTCCAGTATTACCTAGATCAATTTTCTAGCTATTTTCAGGAAGTATACGATCCACAGTTAGCAAATATAAGCGATGAAGATGCTCCTGCTGGTTTTCGTCTATTTTATAAATATGGAAGAACAGATGCTTCTCTTTGGACGGCTATTGAAACAGAAAAAGATTTTAATCAATTTTTACAAGACTTCTTTTTATCTACAGAGTCTTTACTTTTTGTCCAAGCACAAGAACAAAAAATCATTACAGAAATAGTAGCTGCAATTGTATTGCATCTTCATCAAAGAGCTTTTTCCTTAGGTATCCAAAAACGCATGAAGAGCAAAGAACCTTGGTGTTACATCTCAGGAGGAACAATGCAAACCCTGGTTCGAAATTATTTCTGTACAGATAAAGTTACATTGGAACAAAGAGTAGTAGAGAGCCCACTTGAGCTATTGATCTTTTTACTAGATACGCTAAAAGAGATGCCTCTAGTTCATCTCACGCAAACACTATTGATGAGCTCGCCTGTACATGCTTTTCTTCTGCTACCATCAGAACCTTTATTTAAACAAGGATGGCAAGATAACGGTTTTACTTATACTTGGGTGCGTGATGCATTTATCCGTCCTGGTGTCCAGTTTTATCAGCGGATGCTTTTAAGTCCACAAATGCAGCAATATCTCTTGCAGCAGATTTCTTCAGGCAAAATAAGCTATTTTCCACAAACACCCAAAGAATTCAGAGAGCAAACTCTAGATGCATTTCCCGAAATGGTCCCTGATGATATAGATGCTTTTCTCTATCAACAATTGCCCCTAACTCCAATTACAAAATGCAAAGAGGATTTACAAAAACTTCTCTCTTCTGTTTTAAATCCCAAAATACAAGAAATCATAGAGCAATTTTCTCTACCAAAAACGGCTTTTATCTCCGCGATTCAAATGAAAAAAATAGCTAAAGCTTGTTTATTACTTGCTCAAAGCTCTATCGGTTTTTCTTTTGATGTACACTGCTTTATTACTCATGCTGCTTGTGAAATAGGGCTTTCTCCTCGGTGCTTAATCTTTGCGGATACCAATTGGCCGGGGTTTTATTTTGGTTTTGTGATCAATCCAGGGACTCAAGATTTAGAACTTTGGAGATTTGATGCAAGTCGATCAATGGGTTATCCCATGAGCGCTTGGAAAAAATGGCTTGGGTCTGAAAATAAGCCTTGGGCAGTGTATGTAAAGCCCTCGGAGTATCTCTTCCCCTTACACAGCATATAAATGGTTGAAAAGACTTCTTCATTACAAAAGCTCCTCATTTTCTTTTCTGAAATGCACCTTATCAAATAGTCCTGTTTTTCTAATCGGGTTTTTTTTAAAGATCATTTTAATTTTGTATCAACAAAGTAAAAAAATAATTTGACTTTTTGCACTTTGGTGTGTCATCTTTTTATCTCTTGATTCTTTTAAGACTAAGACCAAACGCTTTTTTGTTAAAATTGCAACTATGAGAAGTATTATGGAAACACCCCCAAAACAACTTCCAAAAACATTTTCGGTAGAGCAAACATATGTCATAGGGATGCTTTTTTTCTTAATCTTTGGCCCTTGGTAGAACCAAGAGTAATAGAAGAAGAGCAGAAGTTAGGAACTTATTCTCTTTTCTTTATAGAGGTTTGCTCTGGCGATGAATGCTATGCTGAATGGAATGAAGCAATACGCCGCGTATTGCATATTCCAATTACTGAGGATACTCCAGAAATAGAGCTTATATTCGTGCTGCTGTTAATGTAAAAAAACAATTTGACTTTTTGTGTTTCGATATGTCACATTTTTATCTCTTGATTCTTTTAAGACTAAGACCAAACGCTTTTTTGTTAAAATTGCAACTATGATAAGTATTATGGAAAAGCCCTCACAGCAAATCCCAGAAACATTTTCGGTAGAGCAGGCCTTTCATATCAATATATTTTTTCTTGTTGATATTTGGCCTTTGGTAGAACCCAAAGTGATAAAAGAAGAGCAAAATTCAGGACTTTATTCTTTTTTCTTTATAGAAGTCTGTTCTACCTATGATTGTCATTCTGAATGGAATGAAGCAATACGTCTTGTATTGCATATTTCAAAGGAAGAGCAAAAAACGCTGCAACTTACCTTACCTGAAATTTTCTCTTGCGTTATAGAGTTTTGCAAAATTTTTAATGAGCGTTGCAATTTCAAGATTGCATATGCAGCCAGTCTACTAGAGTCTATGAGAAAATCTCCTGAAAATCATAAAACGGAATGGGCAATCTGGCAGGAAGTGGTTACAAAAGTCGCATACGACTTTATGAATAAGGATAATTTTAATTGGTCTGATAATGATTTTAATGAATCTGATTAAAATTTCTCTATAGAAAGTGTGGATAAATGTATTAATTTTTAATTAAACGAGAAAAACTTTTATGACATCTCCTATTTTTTTTATTAGAGATTCATCTCATCAAGTAAATCCTTCTTTTTCTTCCGATCAAAAGCTATCAAATCGTGCTGAAGAATTCATATCTCTGTTTAGAGACATGATTCCCATTTCTAATGGAACTTCTGATCATCAGGGGAATTGTTCCAGATTATGGGCTCTAAAAAATGGAACATTCCTTGGTACAGTATCTCACCTCGATGGAAAGATCACGTATATTCCTTTTAATAAAATCATTAGCTCTTGCACTAACAGCCCTATTTCTTTAGAAAGTCTCAAAAGACTGCAAGAACTAAAAATAGACTTAGCTTATGTTCCTGAACAAAAAAAACTCATTGTTTTTCCCCATTTAAGAGCAGCTGGAAAAGAAGATCAAATAACACAAGTAGCTGCAAAATCCCTCGATCCAAAACCACCGACTTCATGGGTTCCTCCTATTACATTTGATG is a window from the Candidatus Rhabdochlamydia porcellionis genome containing:
- the purB gene encoding adenylosuccinate lyase yields the protein MTDHYTSLLASRYASAEMSAIFSPYSRYTTWRQLWIALAKAQKQLGLTISQEQIEEMQEAYHSIDFAKAAAYEKKFGHDVMAHIHTFTDQCPKAGPIIHLGATSCFVTDNADLILMKKALQLLEKKLIQVIRQLCIFAEKHADLVCLSYTHFQPAQPTTVGKRACLWLQDLSFDLEQCSSVITELRFLGTKGATGTQASFLNLLGSREKVKALDQLIAKELGFSHLLLISSQTYPRKQDISIITSLSQIAASAHKFATDLRLLAHLKEIEEPFSPTQVGSSAMPYKQNPMRSERICGLSRFLFSLNENPLYTAATQWLERSLDDSANRRLCIPEAFLCADAILDLLCFITSDLVVYPKIIEKHLAEEMPFLATEHILMQLAKKGKDRQKMHQRLREHSLLASREIKEEGKDCNLLHKIASDPEIGISLDKLQKMTAAKHLVGCAKEQTQEFLTELKLILAKYQNLSAYSAKIEI
- a CDS encoding CT583 family protein, coding for MAKINSLLSQRLKTASEKLSKMTNLVELSSSGNLSSFAGVFRITTLNETEKQALKNILDQYKNKNQEVVQDLEYLSSLTAEVKAINSQAIILHGERIQKAQQILTSYQEGAFSAWLICTYGNRQTPYNFLQYYELHNAIPTALQDQLNLIPRQAAYSLASRQGPLVQKQHIIKTYQGQSKQELLELIRITFPLPIKDKRAQDLANIAILSLKKILAITKSSTFCPTNKQKQQLFSLLKELKTSVKSSS
- a CDS encoding ParA family protein; the protein is MPRIAVSSFKGGTAKTSTSLHLGAALAKFHQQKVLLIDFDAQANLTAGLGYDPDAHDSIASVLQGTKNIHEVILPSGIANLDLIPADTYLERVEVRGALAADRYSHERLKQILHLLQYDAIIIDTPPSLCWLTESALIAADYSLVCASPEFYSIKGLQRLSAFMQSIADRHSLQVLGVALSFWNPRGKSNQAFLEIIESTFPGKMLQTKVRRDISVSEASIFGKPLFEISPKSRASEDYISLTKELLTRM
- the thrS gene encoding threonine--tRNA ligase, with protein sequence MLVYIDKKEYEMPPGSSAKDVAEKLHKVAPEQSLAVKINGAICDLSSLLHEGDQLSLIDFTSKEGKEIFWHTSAHVLAQAILRLFPEAKPTIGPPIEQGFYYDFANVNISDADFENIEKEIHKIISENHKPIKHVLTDKRQALQIFKENPYKCELIESFSEEGVITAYEQAEFFDLCRGPHLPNLGKIKVFKILKTAGAYWRGDSKREMLTRIYAISFPDRKMLKEYITLLEEAKKRDHKILGPKLDLFSIREEAPGMPFIHPKGMIVWNQLIHLWRIMHTKAGYEEIKTPQIMSQELWETSGHWEHYRENMYAFSIEERHFAIKPMNCPGCMLYYKSKSHSYRELPLRISELGHVHRHEASGALSGLFRVRSFHQDDAHLFMKKSDIKQEILSVIALIEETYSKFGLSYRLELSTRPENSIGSDEDWEIATNGLKDALDAWGKPYLVNEADGAFYGPKIDIHIKDALSRSWQCGTIQLDMALPEKFELEYMDKDGQLKRPIMIHRALFGSVERFIGILIEHFVGKFPLWISPSQVRIIPIADRHEPYANEVCSIIKQAGFQSDVDASHESVNKKVRNAQLAQYNYILILGDKELENQSINLRTRDNVVHGELALNVFLHKIEQERSDYSLTSYFAEEINA
- a CDS encoding glycosyl transferase family 90 translates to MSVQANEFKDLHEKLNDPKYTWMDKQIKRDLAAFEEKGISLHMLESTWQDILASPEKKSAYLIRYKIVNNNITFSSPTIDVGSNFYRVRRVRFINFIKEMTQYLDLPDVEFLLCLEDSIERPIFLELCQAPIFCISKKKKNNKVILFPSTITALDSTSLCSTIFHANSIYPWESKISKAFWRGSPTGRPYYGSWDLFSRSSLIVTSYYHPEDVDAAFAGNLPPTETAIRDYMLHFKGLKEFVSISNQIAYKYLIAVDGHTWPTSLEWQLLSNSVVLKSDSGWLDWFYELLTPYEHYVPYEKDYNDILTKINWLRENDGLARKISEQATSVGLNFFTKEAAFVYFYKLFSAYACLQSFQPR